The Lewinellaceae bacterium genome has a segment encoding these proteins:
- the apaG gene encoding Co2+/Mg2+ efflux protein ApaG, protein MNTLITDGIEISVEAFYQKDYSRPSKKRYVFSYRVRIFNFREDSVQLLRRKWHIFDSAGFIREVEGEGVIGEQPILPPEGSHEYESWCPLTTPIGKMDGSFLMVSLETNETFSVLIPEFRLIAPFKLN, encoded by the coding sequence ATGAATACGCTGATCACAGATGGTATTGAAATAAGTGTTGAAGCTTTTTATCAAAAGGACTACTCTCGTCCTTCCAAAAAGCGTTATGTATTCAGTTACCGTGTCCGAATTTTTAATTTCAGAGAAGATTCCGTACAGTTGCTGCGTCGCAAATGGCACATCTTTGATTCAGCCGGTTTCATCCGCGAGGTAGAAGGAGAAGGCGTCATCGGGGAACAACCGATCCTTCCTCCTGAAGGCAGCCATGAATACGAATCCTGGTGCCCGCTGACCACTCCAATCGGAAAAATGGACGGCAGTTTCCTCATGGTCAGCCTTGAAACCAACGAAACATTCTCCGTCCTCATCCCGGAATTTCGCCTCATCGCACCGTTTAAATTAAACTAA
- a CDS encoding RidA family protein, with protein MSENKKIDAANAPKPVGLYPHARKVGNLLFLSGIGPRRPENDEIPGLARSAAGNFTEFDFEAQCHSVFQNVRVVLEASGAKWEDLVDVTVFLTDMQRDFHTYNRIYAEYFKDNQPCRTTVGIDSLPTPIAIELKCIAVV; from the coding sequence ATGTCAGAAAATAAAAAAATTGATGCTGCAAATGCACCGAAGCCGGTAGGCCTTTATCCTCATGCACGTAAAGTGGGGAATTTATTGTTTTTATCAGGCATAGGCCCACGCCGTCCGGAAAACGATGAAATTCCGGGGCTGGCACGAAGCGCTGCCGGAAATTTCACTGAATTTGATTTTGAAGCACAATGCCACTCGGTATTTCAGAATGTAAGAGTCGTCCTGGAGGCCAGCGGGGCCAAATGGGAGGATCTTGTGGATGTAACTGTTTTTCTCACCGATATGCAGCGCGACTTTCACACTTACAACCGGATCTATGCGGAATACTTCAAAGACAATCAACCGTGCCGTACTACTGTGGGGATTGATTCTTTGCCCACACCCATTGCCATTGAGCTGAAGTGTATTGCGGTGGTTTGA
- the lpxK gene encoding tetraacyldisaccharide 4'-kinase, whose protein sequence is MIQNILAKILLAPFSLLYGLGVSLRDFFYRQGLLKSIEFNLPVISVGNLSVGGAGKTPHIEYLIRLLHEYLNIATLSRGYKRKTTGYIELHPSMTAEQGGDEPIQFKRKFPDVMTVVSENRAFAIPKLLMTRPDIELVLLDDAFQHRSVKPGLNILLTEFSRPFTKDFLLPSGRLREWPSAYERADIIIVSKCPPEISSRQKEEFREMIKPFPHQELYFSYYDYDPSYYIFNTKYRADLQPDWDVLLISAIARTDYLLDYLNSKVNSVKVLEYEDHHLFDKFDMANLKARFEDMESEKKIILTTEKDAMRLELHKKFIIDSKLPVLVLPTQVKFHDEDGDRFDEQVREYIKNFTL, encoded by the coding sequence ATGATTCAAAATATACTCGCAAAAATCTTACTGGCCCCCTTTTCCCTACTTTACGGTTTGGGCGTTAGCCTCAGGGATTTTTTCTATCGCCAGGGGTTATTAAAATCCATTGAATTCAACCTGCCGGTGATTTCTGTGGGGAATCTTTCTGTCGGCGGAGCCGGAAAAACACCACACATAGAATATCTCATCCGTCTTTTGCATGAATACCTGAACATTGCTACCCTAAGCCGGGGTTACAAACGCAAAACAACAGGATACATTGAATTGCACCCTTCGATGACGGCAGAGCAGGGAGGTGATGAACCTATACAGTTTAAACGAAAGTTTCCCGATGTGATGACGGTCGTTTCAGAAAACCGCGCCTTTGCCATTCCCAAATTGCTGATGACCCGACCTGATATTGAACTGGTGCTGCTGGACGATGCTTTTCAACATCGCTCCGTCAAGCCAGGACTCAATATTTTGCTGACTGAATTCAGCCGGCCTTTTACCAAAGACTTCCTGCTTCCTTCCGGTCGACTGAGAGAATGGCCATCTGCTTATGAACGTGCAGATATTATCATTGTCAGCAAATGTCCCCCGGAAATATCCTCCAGGCAGAAAGAGGAATTCAGGGAGATGATCAAACCCTTTCCTCACCAGGAATTGTATTTTTCCTATTACGATTACGATCCATCCTATTATATTTTCAATACAAAGTACAGGGCCGATTTACAACCGGACTGGGACGTTCTCCTGATCAGTGCCATTGCCCGGACGGACTACCTGCTGGATTACCTGAATAGCAAAGTGAACTCGGTCAAAGTACTCGAATATGAGGATCATCACCTGTTCGACAAGTTTGATATGGCCAACCTTAAAGCCCGATTCGAAGACATGGAATCCGAAAAAAAGATCATCCTCACCACCGAAAAAGATGCCATGCGCCTGGAATTGCACAAAAAATTCATCATTGACAGCAAATTACCTGTCCTGGTGCTTCCCACGCAGGTAAAATTCCATGACGAGGACGGAGACCGTTTTGATGAACAAGTTCGGGAATACATCAAAAATTTCACCCTCTAA
- a CDS encoding 1-acyl-sn-glycerol-3-phosphate acyltransferase, whose amino-acid sequence MLLNLLYDFLKIVVLLILRIFYPYTTVINKDGLKFDHPTIVVSNHPNTLLDAVGVAARVKKRLFFLANASLFAHPVANWLLNRLYCIPIMRKEDAEKKKVNNNESFQRSFDHLAGGGSMYIAPEGSSFMERRLRPIKSGTARIALGAEADNGWNIGVTILPIGLTYSDPHKFGTRLVFNVGAAIPVGDYREDFEKDPLKATTSLTQLLQNRMQSLITNTIDDEEDELLRKLETIDLSESNNLEQVFANTQNRITWLRALEKEACQEIKEKTKEYFELLDAKGTNDKAVWLQKNKNLVGQFGMRVILAILGLPFFLYGSLNHIFAVGIPALVTKMARLYIGYDSTLKSLVGLFTVPLFYILQYHWVKSWFDVSVAAVYLITLPLAGLFAWKFASFLKLTWAVFHFTKLRKMEKLPLLKSRETLKEMIQR is encoded by the coding sequence ATGTTGCTGAATCTATTGTACGATTTTCTCAAGATTGTCGTTTTGTTGATCCTGCGTATTTTTTATCCTTATACTACGGTGATCAATAAAGATGGACTCAAATTTGACCACCCAACCATTGTCGTCAGCAACCATCCGAATACCCTGCTCGATGCAGTAGGGGTGGCGGCCCGGGTAAAAAAGAGGTTGTTTTTCCTGGCCAATGCCAGTCTTTTTGCACATCCTGTAGCGAATTGGTTACTCAACAGGCTTTATTGCATTCCCATCATGCGAAAAGAGGATGCGGAAAAAAAGAAAGTAAACAACAACGAATCCTTTCAGCGAAGTTTCGATCATCTCGCCGGGGGCGGCTCAATGTATATCGCCCCTGAAGGCTCCAGTTTTATGGAACGCCGGCTACGCCCGATAAAATCAGGAACGGCCCGGATAGCCCTAGGTGCAGAGGCCGACAATGGCTGGAACATCGGGGTCACCATTCTCCCCATAGGGCTTACCTACTCCGATCCCCATAAATTCGGTACCCGGCTGGTGTTTAACGTCGGTGCAGCAATCCCGGTTGGTGATTACCGGGAAGATTTCGAAAAAGACCCGTTAAAAGCAACCACCAGCCTGACCCAATTGCTGCAAAACAGAATGCAGTCCCTGATCACCAACACCATCGATGACGAAGAGGATGAATTATTAAGAAAACTGGAAACCATCGACCTCTCCGAGTCAAATAACCTGGAGCAGGTCTTTGCCAATACCCAAAACCGCATCACCTGGTTAAGAGCCCTGGAAAAAGAGGCCTGCCAGGAGATTAAAGAAAAGACCAAAGAATATTTTGAGCTACTGGATGCAAAAGGAACCAACGATAAAGCCGTCTGGCTTCAGAAAAACAAAAACCTGGTCGGGCAATTTGGAATGAGGGTCATTTTGGCCATACTTGGTTTACCTTTCTTTTTGTACGGTAGCCTCAATCATATTTTTGCGGTGGGAATCCCGGCTCTGGTTACGAAAATGGCCCGGCTTTATATCGGGTATGATTCCACCCTGAAATCCCTGGTCGGGCTTTTCACCGTTCCTCTTTTTTATATATTGCAATACCATTGGGTAAAGTCATGGTTTGATGTTTCGGTTGCTGCTGTTTACCTGATCACCCTTCCCCTGGCGGGATTATTTGCATGGAAGTTTGCTTCCTTTTTAAAATTGACCTGGGCGGTCTTCCATTTTACAAAATTGAGGAAGATGGAAAAATTACCCCTGCTGAAATCTCGTGAAACCCTAAAGGAAATGATCCAACGGTAA
- a CDS encoding glycosyltransferase — MQKIILILFLVSLAVQLFFWLGIFSRLAFYKAGKANTPSKLGVHKKPVSVIICARNEAENLKKNLPSILRQHYDCFEVIVVNDNSSDNSLEILLEFQFKFDNFTVVNLQQATLPGKKEALSAGIKQSRFDIVLLTDADCRPSSEYWIEKMQEAINDPIEIGLGHGPFFFEKSFLNLFIRFESISTAITYHSFSLAGIPYMGVGRNLIYRKSLFEKTGGFQKHAHLASGDDDLFINAVAHKSNTALILEPTAFVFSKAKSSWPGYYYQKIRHLTTGSRYKLQHKLLLGALSASHFAFYAGLFILLFNNSYQMIALGSYLVRMTVVLWLSRRMLKIYNDLGLWKFFPLFDVLFIFYYLIFSPVLLTGNTKKQWK; from the coding sequence TTGCAAAAAATAATTTTAATTCTTTTCCTGGTCTCTCTGGCTGTTCAGTTATTTTTTTGGCTGGGGATCTTTTCCCGCCTGGCCTTCTACAAAGCTGGAAAGGCAAACACGCCATCAAAGCTGGGAGTGCATAAAAAGCCGGTCTCTGTGATCATCTGTGCGAGAAACGAAGCCGAAAACCTGAAAAAAAATTTGCCTTCTATCCTTCGCCAACACTACGATTGCTTTGAGGTAATTGTAGTCAATGATAATTCTTCCGATAATTCTTTGGAAATTCTTTTGGAATTTCAATTTAAATTTGACAACTTTACAGTCGTTAATCTACAACAGGCTACACTACCTGGGAAAAAAGAAGCTTTAAGTGCGGGAATAAAACAGTCCCGTTTTGACATTGTTCTACTTACCGATGCCGATTGCAGGCCCTCCAGTGAATACTGGATCGAAAAAATGCAGGAGGCAATCAATGATCCCATTGAAATCGGTTTAGGACACGGTCCATTTTTTTTTGAAAAAAGCTTTTTAAATCTTTTCATTCGCTTTGAGAGTATTTCCACCGCTATCACATACCATTCTTTTTCATTAGCAGGCATTCCTTATATGGGTGTTGGGCGTAATTTGATCTATCGTAAATCACTGTTTGAAAAAACAGGCGGTTTCCAAAAACATGCCCACCTGGCTTCCGGCGATGATGATTTGTTCATCAATGCCGTAGCTCATAAAAGTAATACTGCACTCATTTTAGAGCCCACCGCTTTCGTTTTTTCCAAAGCAAAAAGCAGTTGGCCAGGCTACTACTATCAAAAAATTCGACATCTCACTACAGGAAGTAGGTACAAACTGCAACACAAATTGCTTCTTGGTGCGCTTTCAGCGAGCCATTTTGCATTTTATGCCGGTTTGTTCATCCTGCTTTTCAACAACAGCTATCAGATGATAGCCTTAGGTAGTTATTTGGTGAGAATGACAGTAGTACTCTGGCTAAGCCGGCGAATGTTGAAGATCTACAATGATCTGGGTCTTTGGAAATTTTTCCCCTTATTCGACGTCTTATTCATTTTTTACTACCTGATTTTCTCGCCTGTTTTATTAACAGGAAACACGAAAAAACAATGGAAGTAG
- a CDS encoding sigma-70 family RNA polymerase sigma factor: protein MEVVAKTNLSKKALEDYELVKKATNGDQMAYSILMDRYRNSIYHLMLKMSGDSEDSHDLTIEAFGKAFIKLPSYVPRYAFSTWLYRIAINNCIDHVRKKRFNIISIDETLFEDTDLTFSTNMEAYCLNPEDEIIREQRLFLIRKLVNQLNKKYRLMIELRFFEELSYEEIAQELSIPLGTVKAQLFRAKEILFELIQQPGASAHFDATYVKAAV from the coding sequence ATGGAAGTAGTTGCAAAAACTAACTTATCAAAAAAAGCCCTTGAGGATTACGAATTGGTAAAAAAAGCGACCAATGGCGACCAAATGGCCTACAGTATTCTCATGGATCGTTACCGCAATTCGATTTACCATCTTATGCTGAAAATGAGTGGCGATTCTGAAGATTCACACGACCTTACCATTGAGGCCTTTGGAAAAGCTTTTATTAAATTGCCTTCTTATGTGCCGCGTTATGCTTTCAGCACCTGGCTGTACAGAATTGCTATTAACAATTGTATCGATCATGTCAGGAAAAAACGCTTCAACATTATATCAATTGACGAAACGTTGTTTGAGGACACCGACCTGACTTTTTCCACAAACATGGAAGCTTATTGCCTCAACCCTGAGGATGAGATCATCCGGGAACAAAGGCTTTTTCTGATTCGAAAACTGGTCAATCAACTCAATAAAAAATATCGCCTCATGATCGAGTTGCGTTTTTTTGAGGAGCTGAGTTACGAAGAAATCGCTCAGGAACTGAGCATTCCTCTCGGAACGGTAAAAGCCCAACTCTTCAGAGCAAAGGAAATATTGTTTGAATTGATCCAGCAACCGGGGGCAAGTGCTCATTTTGATGCCACTTACGTCAAGGCTGCCGTTTAA
- a CDS encoding T9SS type A sorting domain-containing protein — protein MVQFSILKNGWLVMMLFISQVLIAQLTINVTSIPGNTPVNDDIYIAGNFNNWNPGDSGYVLTDDGNGAYHVTFSPSVGNLEFKFTRGSWPTVEGNAQGQFIPNRTLYYGGGQQSVDLSIAGWEGNGGSNGTLTWNAYILSEDFQIPQLNRNRRIWLYLPPDYETTSKTYPVLYMQDGQNLFDANTSFSGEWEVDESLNTLFENGDQGVIVIGIDNGGGHRIDEYSPWVNNQYGGGEGDEYVDFIVETLKPYVDGNFRTKSDRNNTGIMGSSLGGLISFYAAVEHQDVFSKAGIFSPSFWFSDQVYTHVQTTGKQYDMKFYLLGGEQESASLVQELEAMETTLHNAGFGSEEVLVVTHPDGQHSEWYWRREFPDAYAWLFSENVNDVPFLSDQDRISVSPNPFSDTLSITSQENMEGAVLKLYNLSGKQVFSRVIPLNGKIHLPEMKNGLYILEITQGDQSVLVRKVMKG, from the coding sequence ATGGTACAATTTTCAATCCTCAAAAATGGCTGGCTGGTTATGATGCTTTTCATCAGCCAGGTATTAATCGCTCAATTGACGATCAATGTCACCTCCATACCGGGCAACACCCCCGTAAATGATGACATTTATATCGCCGGGAATTTTAATAACTGGAACCCTGGTGATTCCGGTTATGTATTGACTGATGATGGTAACGGAGCTTATCATGTTACCTTCTCTCCTTCGGTGGGTAACCTGGAGTTTAAATTTACAAGAGGCAGCTGGCCCACCGTAGAAGGCAATGCGCAGGGCCAGTTTATCCCTAACAGAACCCTCTATTACGGAGGTGGGCAACAATCTGTTGATCTCAGTATTGCCGGTTGGGAAGGTAACGGAGGCAGTAACGGAACGCTGACCTGGAACGCTTATATCCTTTCAGAAGACTTTCAGATTCCCCAACTCAACCGTAACCGAAGGATATGGCTTTACCTGCCCCCGGATTACGAAACCACCAGCAAAACCTACCCCGTTTTGTATATGCAGGACGGACAAAATCTGTTTGATGCAAATACGAGCTTTTCGGGAGAATGGGAGGTGGATGAATCCCTCAATACATTGTTTGAAAACGGCGACCAGGGGGTCATCGTGATCGGTATTGATAATGGGGGCGGACACCGTATTGATGAATATTCCCCATGGGTGAATAACCAATATGGCGGCGGGGAAGGAGACGAATATGTCGATTTTATCGTGGAGACCCTCAAGCCTTATGTTGATGGAAATTTTCGGACAAAATCCGACCGGAACAATACAGGGATCATGGGAAGTTCCCTGGGGGGACTCATCTCTTTTTATGCGGCAGTTGAACACCAGGATGTTTTCAGTAAAGCGGGTATTTTTTCTCCTTCCTTCTGGTTTTCAGATCAAGTGTACACTCATGTACAGACTACGGGCAAGCAGTACGACATGAAATTTTATCTACTTGGCGGAGAACAGGAAAGTGCTTCCCTTGTACAGGAGCTGGAAGCCATGGAAACCACCCTTCACAATGCCGGGTTTGGATCGGAAGAGGTGTTGGTGGTCACTCATCCTGACGGTCAGCATAGTGAATGGTACTGGCGCCGGGAGTTTCCGGATGCCTATGCCTGGTTATTTAGCGAAAATGTCAATGACGTGCCTTTTTTGTCGGACCAGGATCGAATTTCCGTGAGTCCCAATCCTTTTTCGGATACGCTGAGCATAACATCGCAGGAGAATATGGAAGGAGCGGTACTAAAACTCTACAACCTGTCGGGCAAGCAGGTATTTTCAAGAGTCATCCCTCTCAATGGGAAAATTCATTTGCCGGAGATGAAAAACGGGTTATACATTTTGGAAATTACCCAAGGCGATCAATCCGTTTTGGTGCGGAAAGTAATGAAGGGCTGA